The DNA sequence TCACCAAAAGTGACATTATGGAGACGTTACCGTAGTTGAAGTCTGAACAATTATTTGTCGCTATTTTCACTGATGACGCACTTCAGTTAACAATGTCGTAAGGCTACCACTAATAAAAATATGCATTATATGCCCAATTTATTTCACGTTCTCACTTTCACGTACCTGCAAGTATGTCAATACTGAAGATGATCGCAATGAACCACTGCCATCTAAACCTGGACATCTTCGATAGCCACCCGGAAACAAATATCCACACACAAAATTATGCACACGACTCAAACGCCCCCcgcgggggtggggggggggggggggagtactCATCctatgtttgggtataggggtgcaGCTGAGGGTTTTTGTTTAggacaaaaattctgaaaaaccATACCCTGTTTAAGACAACACCCTTGATTTTAGGGTGTGACACACTTATTGATtcaaaacttttttatttcaagtatTCAAACCCAATTACTGAGTCTAGAAAAATGCTGTCTTTTATCGCAATATCGCAGAACCAATCACCCGGTTAGCACGGCGGGATGAGCGGTTACGAGTTTTAGCAAGGCATTCAAATcggtaccctgtttaggacagacttGCTTATAATTatgtaccctgttcaggacagagctGGGAGGCCTGAAATATTCACCCTGTTAGGACAGAGAGTTTCAGCAAGGCAACCAAATcagtaccctgtttaggacagacttGCTTATAATTATGTAcgctgttcaggacagagctGAGatgcctgaaatatatacccttgTTAGAACAGAGAGGTCAAGAAACATACCCTGTCCAACAGCACTTCACCGTTAGCCCATAAAAgagagtaccccccccccccccccggcggCTTAAACGGCACACTGGGTTCGATTAAAAAGGCTTTCGTCCATGGTTAGTTTCTCTAAAGCGCTCTTATTGTTTCAATGGACATCCCGTCGGGAAGTCAAGAAATTTAATTTGTGCATCAGCCCGAAATATAAGATGAGGTATAGTAAGTACAAACCGTCATGCGAGACTAAAGACAATCCTATATCTTTCGCCCTTTCGATGTTTTGTGCCACTGCTTTGCATGATAAGTAAATATGGTATAATGTTGAGGTACTTGCAATGAAAAATCTGCAATCTGAAATGCGTAGCATACGCACCAATTGGTCGGACTTATCCTCGATGCAAGAGCATTGACAACAAGATGGTATTTTTCGTGCCCCTGCTTCGTtttgtgaaaagaaaaatcGGCCCTTCACCCAACCAGCGCGTAGATCTCAGCCTTAGAATCTTGTGACAAAGTTGTTGCGGGTAAATGGAAAGTCATTAGTGTGTCTTTCAAGACAGCTTTCAGCTTCCCATTGCGAAAGGAAATTATGGTAGCAATCAATTCCTAGTGAGTTTCACCTCATGTGGATTTCGCCAGTATTTCCAAAATAGGGGTGCTGGGACTAAAAGCTACCAGAATGGCGGCAACTGTAccgacatacaacatgtaacATTATCAGACATACAACATCTACCGACATACAACACgtgctgacatacaacatgtaccgACGTACGACATGTACCGACAAATAagcaatgtaaaaaaaaatcggcaGGCCATGGAATTGGACGGGTATTTCTTGGAAACACTAGTACCGCGGTTAAGGATTTATTCATTCTATACATGCATCACATTAACATCAATCTATACACTCGGATAAGCAAACGTCTCtatcaattataatttattGTTTATGTAACGTGCTTGTTGTTTTATTCGGGCCAATCTGCTCATAACACGAATACGAGACGGCAGCTCTGTCCAACTCCTGGTACTCACTCCCACTTTCCAATGAACCCACGCCGCTCTCGTCCCTATCACCAGGCATGGTCGCTATGCGTGTCCCAAGATTCAACGAGGCGTACTGCGCATTCTCGCTCTGTTGTTTTATTGTCTGCAGAGATTGGTATACTGTTGGTGGTAAACCTCGTTTTCTTATGTTCTCATAGCTTGCCTCGCCTTTGTGACAAGCGTTGTTAGTTGCCACCTTGCTCTTCGTGCCAACGATGGCGTTATTTTGCTGATTGGCCAGAATGTCAGATTCACGTGACGGAAACCCACCCATGGCTCCATATTGCGTGACATTGTCCCCTTGCGTTACGGTTGCACACTGCTCATTGGCCACAGAATGATGACCACATGGTGCTGTGTCCTCCGAGGCGTGTTGCGTGAAATTTTCCCTTTGCGTGACGTCCTCGTAGTTTGGGATGTTGTCACGCATGGCATCCTGAGCTACCTGGTATTCCATGGCTTTATCCTGTGCTTGGTAGTTAAACGAAGTCCCTTGCATTGGTATTTGCTATatcaaacaatcaaaataagAGAAATGTTCAACCAATATAAGAATTGAGCACAAGGTTACCTCAGGTGAGAAGCCTGTGTTATCAGCATGTTCGAGAGTtctgcaaaacaaaaacattaccGTCAGCCGCCAGTCATAGTTGTCTGTTGAGCAGTTTTCAATATCACTGAAATAATCCATATGTTTACCTGTCTCTTTTTGACTTTTTTCCTAAgagtaaaaatacaaaaaacaaaaagtcaaaacTGATCCTTTATTCCGATAAGCTTTCATCTACAGGCGCGTAGCtaaaatgtgtagttccatGAAATATCCATACCCTCCCTATTGAGGgtgtcggaggtatgacccccacACCCCTGGAATTCCCAACCCCcggtaaaaatataaatacagtaaatgttaaggaaaaagggcatttgaccccccccccccccccctcctcacctgggaattcctgggcgtttgaaccccccacccccctggaatttccaatccccttaatgggggggggggggtatggatattttctggaactaaaCAATaccgccaaaaagtgggttatCATCTCATATTGAAGGCTCGTCAAATATTCAacattttccatatgatactaCTGCTACTGCGATGAACCCTCTTCCCACTTCGGCctataaaattatttcaatGCTCGCGGATTTTTTAATTAACCCAATTTTCGACTGTAGAACACGGAGTCTCGATAGTTCGCATGATTGTCAAAGAGTATGTGTGCCTTATATTACCAAACTCACCTGCTCGTTTTAGCCACATGACGTAGGCTATCAGCCCAATGATGACCAAGACCAAGATGGCGACCACCACAGCGAGACCAACAATGGCCGAGTCCTGGCCCTCAATCTTTACGgctgaaaacaaagaaaagtcTTTATTGTTACCACGACAGCCAGAACAATGACATCATGATATTCATTATTACTCAGTAGCAGATCTATGGAGCGGGTTCAGGGCCTTCACCCCCCCCACTCCCTCTTGGGCCCCCAAGTGACTTGTGTCACAGTTATTACGAAAATTTAGGGTTACCTCCCCAAACCAGCCAACCAGccaaccaccaccacaaccttGGCAAAAAGCCAGATCCGCCCCTTGGCCCTGTTACCATCTATCTCATCATTTCATCATCTCCACCCTTTTCCTGTACCATCGTCATTAATTACATTGGCacaatcaacatcatcactatcactcTCGTCATCGCCATCACGTATCTAGCACACGTACCTGTGGGTGGTACTGAGGATCACATGACTAGCACACGTACCTGTGGGGGTGGTACTGATGGTCAAGTGACTAGCACACATACCTGTGGTGGTTGTACTGAGCatcacgtgactagcacacgtactgtgggggtggtactgatgatcacgtgactagcacacATACCAGTGGGGGTTGCACTGAGgatcacgtgactagcacacGTACTGTGGGGGTGGTCCTGATGATTAGCACACGTACCTGTGGGTGTGGTCCTGATGTACACCGTGTCACGCCTCGTGTCTCCCCGCACCGACACGGTGACCTCCACCTCGTACAGAGTGTCAGGCTCAAGATCATCCAACACGCACGACAGCGAGGCTGAACCACTGAcacctgatgacgtcacccaGTCACGTGACCTCCCAGCTAGGACCCTAGCACGCATCGTGCACTGGACTTCACTAGATGGGTTCAACCACGTGACTGTTATGCCGTCTTGTGTAGGTTCTACTCACATTGCAGCGATTGAATGCTACCAGGGTCAATGTTGAAGTTGTATTTTGTGGCATGTTCGAGTAACTGTTGCTTAAAGAATGCAGGTGGGTCTAACACATCACCCATTTGAGTGTACATCACATCGACTACGACACTTCCAGACCTGCACCATAATAGGCAGTTAGCGATAGCCTATTTAGAATAGGACTAAATCACCCTAAATGCTTCCTAACAAATCATTGTTCGCAAACTTGATTTAAAATTTAAACGTTACCTGAATGTGTTATTCGCGCAGGCAAGAATCCAGTGTGTCGACAACCTGTGGCCCAACGTCAAAAGATAATTAATCTCCCCCTTATCCATATCTTGTACTGATTTAAATAACGCTTACCAATTGGTTTATATTCCGCCAATCTGCGGAGCTCACGTTACGTCTTCCATCCACAATCATAATCTCTCTGTTTAGTATCTTGAAAGACATGACGGTCTTCGTGACTTTACCTGTAAAGTATCAATTTCAACCAACACTAGCAAACATATAGTATCAAAGAGTAGGCACGTACACAAGGGTGTGTACAGGGTTCccgcaccctccccctttaaaggatcttcaaatactatccttttcccatatgacacctatgactgtgtaCTCTCCCCAGACAATCCTGGGTAGCGCTTGAAAAGAATACCATTTCATCCAGGTGTCCAAAGAATAAATGAAATACTCTCGATCCCACCCTGCGTTTGTCTCTAGAAACACCCCTGCATTTGTACCATTTAAAACGTTCTAAAGCTTCCCATACTCTTAATTAATCAGTTCGTTTGCTCAAAGAGTATGTTGCTTTGCCTGAAGGCTAATGACATATAATTATATACTAACCCAAGTAGAAGATGACCTTCTCTTGGGGATAATCGTCGACCCAGCATGTGACGTTTTCTCCGTGTTTAACACCGATCGCGTATGTGGCATTCTTGCGTCCCTGTTGACTGTTTGGAAAGCTGACGATCGAGGCTCTACCGGTGATGCACGTGACATCCGGGCTTTCATCAAGGTCTGTTTCCTTGGTGATGTTGACACTTGAAGTCCCCTTTTTAGGGCATAATTGAAGAGGCTTGATAAACCTTATATCTGAGGAAAAATGAGAACGTGGGAAGTTTTTATGCATAGCTCTTTCTGGTATTCAATATCCTGGATATACCAGCAGTGTCTCGAAGATTCTGTTATGTTGCGCGCCCTTGAAAATCCGTAAATGAGTTCTAACAGTGgtcttgcgctaagagatcacgtgactgctTAGgtgcgcgctcaggcttttagcggcaaaataacagcaacaaaaagcaacttattcagggCTAACGTAAAAAGCCAGAGttattttcagaaagggtttagttttatttacagattttattttttcgtcgttttctggtgtgacgggcatttctgtgataattttgttttgaatttgccacccagaaaggtcacgtgatctcttagcgcaaatCTCCTATTGTTTTGAAGTGAATGGTGGTCTAATCAGAAATCCACACACATGTGCTTACATTTGAAAGTGACATTGATCCAATCTGAGGTAGACGTGTTCTTGCAGACAGCTTCATTAGTCGCAATACATCTGTAGCTGCCTGAGTCGTTTTTCTTTGACAGAACAAGCATCGGCCCACTGTGATACCATCCTTCAAAGCCTAGTTTGTACCAAGTCGCGTTTGGAACTGGTGAGCCAGTGACGTTACACATTAACTTGGCTGGATGGCCCTCCATAATCGTAACCTCGCTTGAGGAAAACTAGGCAACCAACGGAGGCACTGTGCAATGCAAATTTATAGAAAATAGCGAGTATGGTAAGCCACAATTATACCACTACATATGTTCACGATTATATATAACACATACCGTAAATGAtataataaacgccccctatctaaagaacgcctcctgtctaatgaacgcccccctaAACTCACATAAGTTTGCAATGatcgcccctctctaataaacgccccacTCTATTTAccgccccctccccacctTCCATCCCAGATTAAAAACAAACTACATAGGAATTTCAGTTATATAAATTTAATTAGCCTGGGTTTGACTTCTACTGAGTGAGAATCGCTTAATGTCAAGTATAGCCCACTACGGAGTCTATAATTCAACGTGAATCTGATTGAGACTAGAAgcccactgcacttgggtttgttatattgttatagtttgtaaaaaaacgctcctctctaataaacgcctcctatctattaagccccctcccccccaccctcgGACCATCGAAGTTTAATTAACGCCCCTGGCGTTCGCTAGATCATTAACGGTATGTTCGGTACGAAATTAAACTTCTCCTTTCATCATACCTGATGCGAAAATGCTGATATCTGCTTCCTTCCCCTTTCCCGCGGTATTGCTAGGAATGCAAGTTAAGTTATTCCAGCCAGGCCTCTCCAGGGTAACTAGAAAAATACCAGCCTCACTCGCGTGTAGATGCTCTCCATCCAAGGCAAGCGAGTGCGTCACGTCGGAGGGTTTGCCGTCAGCAGAGCAGGTCAACAGGACAATGTCGCCAACGCATCCGAGGGTGGAATTGGACACAAGGGTCGTGTTTTCTGGTTTGTCTGTAGAGTAAAGAGGATTTGACTTTAAAAAGGCAAATATATTTAAGCTTCTTTCTCACTTCCATTGAAGCTTATTTTCATAAGCAAAAAAGGACAGAAAGGAAAGACTTCTTCTTTGCTTGACGTCGATATACTCACAAATGACATCTAGTGAGGCCGTTTTCATCGTCGTCCCACATGTACTAGTGACGTTACAGGTATAGTTGCCACTGTCATCCCTCCCGACAGATGATAACGTAAGAGAGCTCCCATCGCCCTTGAAGACGCCATCCTTCTTCCAGAAGTTCTTGAAGCTCTGGAAGCCAATCGCTAAACACGTAAACACAACCACTGACCCCTCATTTACTGTAGCTCGTAAAGGTGTTATAGAAATTGTCGGTAATTTTTCGGTCACGTTCATGCTCACAGATCTGTTTTCTCCAACTCCAGCGTCATTAATCGGAACACAGGTGAGGAGATGAATCCCTACTGAATCTAATAGAATATTGTGAAACATCCCGTTAATGTTTTTTCTGATCAGTAGATTGTCCATGTAGAGGTGGTAGGTAATCAGTTGTGGTTCACCAACCGCTGAACAGGTCAAGGAAATCGCAGCTCCACATTGACGAACGATGTAGCTTTCCACTCCCGTGATGTTTGTGTGCACTGGTTTATCTGAAAGCAAAAGAGGGAAATAGTAGAAGAGACAACGAGATTACACGCGGGACTTGTACTGAAGAGTACTGAAAAATGACCAaaagtgtgcgtgtgttgTCTTCAACAACTCCtcaccaccccctccccccccaaaaaaaaacaagaaaaaaaaaccgccCCCATCCCTCTCAACTCCCTTATGAATAACATATAATTTATTGTAAACTGCCTCCATTATTCTTTTCTTTCCTCGAGATGTCTCAAGGATGAAGCAAATGATTATCCTATTGGGAGAGTAAGAAGAAATGGAGGATAACAGATTGGATGGGCGAAAAAGCAAATCATCCATAACCCCGCATcaccattattttttaatttatacCAGTATACTTATATTCTGTGTTTTAACTACTTGCACATTTGTCTTTCTACCTGTGCAACAAATCATCCGTCTAATATTCAAAGAGTATCAAACCACACCCCAACTTACATCGCACGGTAAGACAGACGGTACCACTTGCTCCACTCCCGATGTTATTAGTAGCGGTACACACGTAGCACCCCCCGTCCGATATcttgacattgctgaaggtaagAGTCTCCCCAGTCCCCAGAACATCCTTTTTTCCGCTCCTGGTCCAGGTCACGTTAGgttttgggttccctgtggcgCTGCACATGAGTTCTGCGGTGTTTGTCTTGTTGACCGTTATGTTTGCATGAGTTACACTGGGGTGAGCTGCAATCAATAAGGATTATTCTATCGATGCAATAAATCTAGTAATGTTCCATTGGAATTAACGCcgtattgtcaccagtttacttccggaggccgataaaaacatgaaaagaaactgttagaatccgcgctatttaacaggccatccgttctaaattatcaatcacatcctcaaagaaacttccaataaacactctgctttcacatttttcaataattttcgcgttttccgttaaaaataatcgaAGATtgctacgtaatcgaccggaaaaaaaacttgtgaCAATGCGGCTAGGTTCTTTAAGGGTGATGGGAAATACTCGAGATAAAATTGATGAATTCCTATATTCTACCATGGTAAAACGAATCCATTTATCATAAAAATTTGTTGTGAGGTGAGACCCCTTAATCCCTAACTCCTTTCACCACTAAATCTAGAGCTGAATTCTTAGCTTGAAATTAATAATTCTTATCAAAGGTAATTCCATAAATTAATAGCATTGTTATAGTTATTgcaaaaacaatatattttcTACCATAATGCGTTGAATGGATGTCTCAGAAGACAAtgaatgtcttttttttgctaaaaaagcAAATGATCCATCtcaattgttttaaatatttaataattttgATCACGTAACGTAAACGTAAGTTTCAATTTTTCAGTTTACATTTTTCCATACGAATTTTGGCGCAAAGCAGAAAATTTAATCAGAAAAAAGGCACGATCAAAATCATCACAGCCTGTGTACGGCACAGGCGCGTAAACAGGGGGTGCGATGGGTGTGCCCCCATCCCGCAAAAAGTGGGTCTTTTGATATAGAAACACTCTCAAATACCATCGTCTTTCCATacgatacctatgactgtaccctccccctcccaagCCAGTCCTAGGTACGTGCCTTCGACAGAGATCTAAACACCCTTGTAGTATTGCTAcattaaaaaagcaaaaaaataaatataagataatgataataataacaacagcaacaataaaTTACAATGATtacatatataatatattgttGCAAATACCCAATACATCCAGGGTAAATTTTGACGCCTCGAAGGTAGTTTCTCCTTCATCATCTGCCAAGTGCATCGCATACTCCCCAACATCTTGAGGCTGGACATCTTTAATGGTAAGTGTAATGGGGTTGAACGTCGCTGTACTGATGCTGTACCGAGATTTAAAATCGGTGAAAACTACTGGAGTTGGAGGGGATCCGTCGGCCAATGCCCCAATCTTAACACCCTTGACAAAAATATCAGCAACACGAATAGATATCGTAGCCGGTGGTGTAATGTCCCAGTACCAGCTCACATTATAGTTCAACGTCCCTCGCAGCACTTTGGTGATGTCTTCGGGCTTGGAGGTAATACGTATTGCACCTACAAGGGCAAATTTATGACGCAAATTTAATTCCATAAACTTTTTGAGGTGATCATATGGCAAATGAATTGTTATACATCAAAAGAGACATTATAAAGACGTTATCGTAGTTGATGTCTGAAGAGTTATCTAGCTTTATTTGTAGCCATTATCTCTGATGACGTACTTCAGTTAACACCAATATAGATAAGCATTACATGtccaatttattttttgctaaATAAGTAGTTCACGTTCTTAGTTCACGTACATGCAAGTGTGTTGATACTGAAGATGATCGCGAAAAACCACATCCATCTAAACCCGGACATCTTCGGTAGCCACCCGGAAGAAACATCCACACACAAAAGTTTGTAAATTCTCAGACTCATCGGGTTCGATTAAAAAGACATTCTTCCATGCATGATCAGTTTCTCTTATTGCTTGAAAAGACATCCCGTCGGGAATTAAAGTGAATTGTGCATCAGCTTGAAACATATTCTTTGAATATACTATAAGTGTAAAATTTAGCTGTTTGATGGTAGGTAATCAGTTCAATGTGTTTATCTGGGGTTTTTGTATGAGTTATTACTCATAAATTTGTCGTTTGTAGCACGATCATAATACCATAATATTTATTTGTGTTCCCTAAATATGTGTACATTCATAGTTCTTGTTATAAGCCCAACATATTATCGGCTTCCCTCACTCTGTTCCTCTTAAAACCGACCCTCAAACAccttccctccccctcatagATGACCATTAGCACCCAGCACCCGGGTTGTCATCTCAATCGAATGCTGGCATGTTTTGCCGAAATGAGATAAGCACCTTATTCCCAATAAGCCTCCCCTCCtccaattaaaaaataaaataaagacttCAAGAATTAAATAAGGGTCCAGGACACTTATCATTACGGTAAGTTCATTTTTAGAATTTATAGTATAAAAAATTGTTTGTATAAACATCAACAGATCAAGTTTTCTAAATTATCACAACAGATTATGAAGTATTAGTAATACGTATTGGAAGTAATAATACGTATTGCAAGGGTTCAGGACACTTATCATTACGGTAAGTTCTTTTTTAGGATTTATAGTATAAAAAAATGGTTTGTAAAAACATCAACAGATCAAGTTTTCTAAATTATCACAACAGATTATGAAGTATTAGTAATACGTATTGGAAGTAATAATACGTATTGCACCTACAAGGGCAGTATACCGCAAATTTAATTCCATAAGTTTCTAAGATGATCATGTAAGAAATGAATTGTTATACATCAAAAGAGACATTATAGAGACGTTACTGTAGTTGAAGTCTGAACAGTTACTTGTCGCTATTTTCACTGATGACGCACTTCAGTTAACACTGTCGTAAGGCTACCACTAATAAAAATAGGCATTATATGCCCAATTTATTTCACGTTCTCACATTCACGTACCTGCAAGTATGTCAATACTGAAGATGATCGCAATAGACCACTGCCATATAAACCTGGACATCTTCGATAGCCACCCGGAAACAAATATCCACACACAAAATTATGCAAACGACTCAAACgctcccgggggggggggggggggggggggggctggggtactcagcctatgtttgggtataggggtgccGCTGGGGGTTTTGAAACctgaccctgtttaggacaaataTTCTGAAAAaccataccctgtttaggacaacaccCTTGATTTTAGGAACCTAATTAGGACAACACCCTCAATTTTAGGGCATGACACACTTATTGATTcataacttttttatttcaagcaTTAAATCCCAATTACTGAGTCTAGAAAAATGCTGTCTTTAATCGCAATATCGCAAAATCGCAGAACCAATCACCCGGTTAGCACGGCGGGATCAGCGGTTACGGGTTTTAGCAAGGCAACCAAATCGGgtccctgtttaggacagacttGCTTATAATTAtgtaccctgtttaggacagagctgagaggcctgaaatatttACCCTGTTAGGACAGAGAGTTTCAGCAAAGCAACCAAATcagtaccctgtttaggacagacttGCTTATAATTatgtaccctgttcaggacagagctgagaggcctgaaatatatacccttgTTAGAACAGAGAGTTTCAGCAAGGCAACCAAATCAGTACCCTGATTAGGACAGACTTGCTTATAATTatgtaccctgttcaggacagagctgggaggcctgaaatatatacccttgTTAGAACAGA is a window from the Nematostella vectensis chromosome 9, jaNemVect1.1, whole genome shotgun sequence genome containing:
- the LOC116614033 gene encoding uncharacterized protein LOC116614033; translation: MRARVLAGRSRDWVTSSGVSGSASLSCVLDDLEPDTLYEVEVTVSVRGDTRRDTVYIRTTPTAVKIEGQDSAIVGLAVVVAILVLVIIGLIAYVMWLKRAGKKSKRDRTLEHADNTGFSPEQIPMQGTSFNYQAQDKAMEYQVAQDAMRDNIPNYEDVTQRENFTQHASEDTAPCGHHSVANEQCATVTQGDNVTQYGAMGGFPSRESDILANQQNNAIVGTKSKVATNNACHKGEASYENIRKRGLPPTVYQSLQTIKQQSENAQYASLNLGTRIATMPGDRDESGVGSLESGSEYQELDRAAVSYSCYEQIGPNKTTSTLHKQ
- the LOC5499696 gene encoding roundabout homolog 1; translated protein: MSRFIWQWSIAIIFSIDILAGAIRITSKPEDITKVLRGTLNYNVSWYWDITPPATISIRVADIFVKGVKIGALADGSPPTPVVFTDFKSRYSISTATFNPITLTIKDVQPQDVGEYAMHLADDEGETTFEASKFTLDVLAHPSVTHANITVNKTNTAELMCSATGNPKPNVTWTRSGKKDVLGTGETLTFSNVKISDGGCYVCTATNNIGSGASGTVCLTVRYKPVHTNITGVESYIVRQCGAAISLTCSAVGEPQLITYHLYMDNLLIRKNINGMFHNILLDSVGIHLLTCVPINDAGVGENRSVSMNVTEKLPTISITPLRATVNEGSVVVFTCLAIGFQSFKNFWKKDGVFKGDGSSLTLSSVGRDDSGNYTCNVTSTCGTTMKTASLDVIYKPENTTLVSNSTLGCVGDIVLLTCSADGKPSDVTHSLALDGEHLHASEAGIFLVTLERPGWNNLTCIPSNTAGKGKEADISIFASVPPLVA